Genomic window (Gemmatimonadota bacterium):
GGTCGAGCTGATGAACATCGGCTGGAACTACCGTCGCGAGCACCTGCGGCTGCAGCAGCGCTCTCACTACGTGGTCCCGAATGGCGGCAGCCAACCCAACGTGGTGCCCTCGGAGGCCGCCGTCTGGTACTACTTCCGCGAGCTGAGCTACCCGCGCATCAAGGAGCTGCACGAGCTGGGCACTACCATGGCCCAGGCCGCGGCTATGATGACCTCCACTACCTTCGAGCAGCGGGTGCTGGGCTCCGCCTGGCCACAGAACTACAACAAGCCGCTGGCCGAGCGCATGCACGCCAACATCGTGGCCGCAGGCATGCCCTCCTGGAGCCAGGCGGATCAGGTGCTGGCCAAAGCGGTGCAGAAGGAGATGGGCGCGGACTCGCAGTTCGGCTTGCGCACCGAGGTGCAGAAGGAGCTGAAGGAGGCGGAGCAGGGGATGGGCGGCGGCAGTGACGACATCGCCGAAGTCTCCTGGAACGTCCCCACAGTGCGGCTCCGTTACCCGGCCAACGTGGCGGGGCTGCCCGGACACCACTGGTCCAATGCCATTGCCATGGCCACGCCGATCGCGCATAAAGGCGCGAACTACGGCTCGCGCGTCATCGCCATGACGGCCCTGGACATCCTCACGGACCCCAAGGTGCTGGAAGAGGCGTGGCAGTACTTCCGTGAAGTGCAGACGAAGGATCTCCAGTGGCAGTCGCTGATCCCGGCGGGCACCCAGCCTCCCACCTTCCTGAATCAGGAGCGCATGGCTCGCTACCGCCCGGCCCTCGAGAAGCTGAGGTACAACCCCGCCAGGTACGCCACCTACCTCGAGCAACTCGGGATCGAGTACCCGACGCTGCGCGCAAAGGCTGCGCTGGGGCAGTAGCCCGCTCGTAGGCGTGCGCATCGCCTGCCCAGCGGCGTAGCCGCGGTGCCGGCAGTTCAACCAACGTCGTGTGACGACCAGCTGCTCTGCGCTGGCATACACCCTGCTCACCTGGACCCGGTGAATCGCTGGCGGAGACGCGCGCTTCGGTCACGCCGGAAATGGAAAAGGAGTACGAGGAGCTGCTGGACGAGCTCAAGCGTGAGAGCCCGCGCGGCAAGCGCATCGGCTTCGCCGTCGAGAGCGAGCGGCTGGCCGCAGATTGATTTACTCGGCGTCGCCTTCCCCCACAGGCCCAGCCAGCGCGAGCTGCTCGTCGGCCGGCAGCGGTGCGGCCGGCTCCTCGGCGCCGACGCGCGCTACGCCCTCGACACGCGCCTCCACCTTGCTCAGCGCTGCACCGGCCGCCTCCACATTCTGTGAGGCGAAGCGGAGCTGGCCCGCGGCGCGGTCGAACAGCTCCCGGGCCTGCCTCAGGTCCTGCCCCAGGTTCTGCAGCGCCGCCTGGATCTCGCGCGCACGCTGCGCGATCTGCACTCCCCGCACGCCCAGCAGGATGGCCTGCAGGTAGGCGTACAGGGTGTTGGGCGAGCAGGGCACCACCCGTCTCGCGCGGGCGTGCTCGAGGAACTCCTCGCCCGTCTCGCGGACGGCCAGCTCGTAGTAAATCGTCTCCGAGGGGACGTACATGAGCGCGAAGTCCAGCGTCCCGTCCTCCGGCGCAATGTACTTCTCCGCGATCTCGTCCACCCGCTTGCGCACCGCGCGGTGGAACTCGCGGCGCCGCGCCTCGATTTCAGCGCCACCCGCGCTCTCCGCCTCGAGCAGCCGCCGGAAGGACTCGACCGGGAACTTGCTGTCGATGGGGATGAGCTGGCCGTCGGCCGCACGCACGGCGACGTCCACCAGCACGCCGCGCGAGGGCAGCAGGTGCTGGCGCGCGATCTGCTCGGCGGGCAGCACATCGGCGAGCAGCCGCTCGAGCGTCCACTCGCCCAGTCCGCCGCGCAGCTTGGGCGAGGCGAGGAGCTTCTCGATGCCGTGGATGGATTGGCCGACCTGCTCGACCTGGCGCGTCGCCTCGTCCAGCCGCCCCAGCCGCTCGGCCAGCGCGCTGAGCGACTGGTTGGTCTGCTGGAGCTGCGCCTGCATCAGCGACGTCAGTTGACCCGCCGCCGCGGCCGATTCGCCGATGCGCGCGCCAAGCTGCTGCGACAGCGCGTCCACTTTCGACTCGAGGCCGGCCACGCGCTCGGGCGCGACGCGCGCCAGCCGCCGGATCTCGAGCAGCACGGCCACCAGCACCAGGACCAGGACCACTCCCAGCGCAGGCGTCATCACCGTGCCGCCTCCTTAGTGGTCGAGTTCGTAAGTACAGTCGCATTCGGCCACTTGGGTCGCAGTCCCCCGGCGGCGCCGTCCCCCCACATTCTGCGCACCCGCATCATGAATCGAAGAACAAGACAGGCAGGAAGTCGAAGCGGCTGCGCTGCTGCGGCTACTCCCCTTCGGCGGCCGCGGCCAGCGCTTCCTCCGCCTCGACGCCCTCGAGACTGATCTCGCGCACCAGGTGCACGGTATCCGCGTTCAGCGCGAAGTTGCCCAGCAGCTTCTCGCTGGGGAGGAGCCGCGCCTCGAACACGGGGAGGAACGCACCGGCGGCGCTCATGAAGTCGCTCAGCCGCTGGTCCGCCCCGAGCTGCAGATTGCACTGCAGCAGCAGGCCGCCCTCCGTGGTGATCTCGACCGGCCGCATGACCGCTGCCGGCATGAGCTGGCTCAGCGGCATGTCCTCTTCGAGCGCCGAAGCCCACAACACCTGCCCCAGGTTCAGCACCAGGTGCGCTGCCTCCTCGCCGCTCTGCGGCCACCTCACGCGCACCAGGTTCACGTACGTCTTGCGGCTCGAGAGGTAACCGGTGAGGTGCTGGCCAGGCGACATGAACGCGCTGCCTTCCAACTGCGTCCCGTCCCGGAGCATGAAGCGGATGGGGCGCGGCGGATGCCGCGTGCCCCCCGTCGTCGGATTGGCGCCCGCCTCCGCATGCGCCCGGGCTGCTCCAGCCGGCGTGCGATTCGCCTCCACGCCTTCAAGCTAGTGCGACCGGCGCGGCTACGCCACCTTTGCGGGGGGGTTGGGGGGTTGGTGGAGCCGATCTCCTCTACAGGGGCGGCAGTGCCTCGATGGCGCGCACCGCCTCCTCCAGGTCCCGGACCTCTGCTGTGGGCGCCGGGTGCTGCGGCCGCGGGACGCCACCGCGGTTCACCCAGATCGCACGGATCCCCAGCAGCCGGGCCGGTCGGATGTCATGGAAGTAGCTGCGGGCGACGTGAAGCAGCCGCGCCGCGTCGCCACCCACCTCCTCGAGCGCGCGCCGGAAGTGCCCGGGCGCCGGCTTGTAGCTGCG
Coding sequences:
- a CDS encoding amidohydrolase, translated to MPRRRYRHIAPAAACFLIILAFAPANAQAPRPTAEQLKREVAAEVAGLQKLSQEMVDMVFSFSELGFQEKWTADYITGILRKEGFRIEPGCAGMPTCYIASWGRGKPVIGIMGDIDGLPETSQKPGVAYQDPLIPGGPGHGEGHNSAPSVDVVAAIAVKRVMQRHGIPGELRVIPGVAEELVSSRTYMVMAGLFKDMDAMLSTHVGNDFTTSYGISGSGLVSTMYTFHGKSAHSAGSPWSGRSALDAVELMNIGWNYRREHLRLQQRSHYVVPNGGSQPNVVPSEAAVWYYFRELSYPRIKELHELGTTMAQAAAMMTSTTFEQRVLGSAWPQNYNKPLAERMHANIVAAGMPSWSQADQVLAKAVQKEMGADSQFGLRTEVQKELKEAEQGMGGGSDDIAEVSWNVPTVRLRYPANVAGLPGHHWSNAIAMATPIAHKGANYGSRVIAMTALDILTDPKVLEEAWQYFREVQTKDLQWQSLIPAGTQPPTFLNQERMARYRPALEKLRYNPARYATYLEQLGIEYPTLRAKAALGQ
- a CDS encoding DNA recombination protein RmuC, giving the protein MMTPALGVVLVLVLVAVLLEIRRLARVAPERVAGLESKVDALSQQLGARIGESAAAAGQLTSLMQAQLQQTNQSLSALAERLGRLDEATRQVEQVGQSIHGIEKLLASPKLRGGLGEWTLERLLADVLPAEQIARQHLLPSRGVLVDVAVRAADGQLIPIDSKFPVESFRRLLEAESAGGAEIEARRREFHRAVRKRVDEIAEKYIAPEDGTLDFALMYVPSETIYYELAVRETGEEFLEHARARRVVPCSPNTLYAYLQAILLGVRGVQIAQRAREIQAALQNLGQDLRQARELFDRAAGQLRFASQNVEAAGAALSKVEARVEGVARVGAEEPAAPLPADEQLALAGPVGEGDAE